In Camelina sativa cultivar DH55 chromosome 16, Cs, whole genome shotgun sequence, a single window of DNA contains:
- the LOC109129489 gene encoding uncharacterized protein LOC109129489 — protein CIDYRGLNRVTVKNKYPLPRIDELLDQLRGATWFSKIDLVSGYHQIPIDKTDVRKTAFRTRYGHYEFVVMPFSLTNAPAVFMRLMNSVFQEFLDVSAIIFIDDILVYSKSPEEHAVHLRAVLEKLREQKLFVKLSKSVRRAL, from the exons tgcattgattacagaggtctcaaccgggtcactgtgaagaacaagtaccctcttccgaggattgatgagttgttggatcagttgagaggtgctacatggttctccaagatagatttggtgtcgggttatcatcagatcccgatagataagacggatgtgaggaagactgctttcaggacgaggtatgggcattatgagtttgtggtgatgccgttcagtttgactaacgcaccagctgtGTTTATGAGactgatgaacagcgtgttccaggagtttctggacgtgtctgccatcattttcatcgacgacatcctggtttattctaagagtcctgaagagcatgcagtgcatttgagggcagttctggagaagctgcgggagcagaagttgtttgttAAGTTGAGCAA gagtgtgaggagggctttgtaA